The bacterium genome includes a region encoding these proteins:
- a CDS encoding universal stress protein encodes MKKILLPLDGSEASLKAFIPAKSLAELLETTLCILHISEEKIDSNSFLEKIGINKEDLGCYIFSQKTGDPAEVILLESEHADYIVMGTHGKTCDKTQKAGSVAIKVVENTSKPVLLIKPDIEMTLQEDKWIPKRALIPLNGAPNSAQALVPVMNILVKTTAEIDLVHISSHKAELIKEEGAFTAPYYEDYPQHEWSSWSKEFMRRFCPILHNHNHINLKLSLFHGNPADEILNFAKENNNDLIALAWHGILSHLKASILKRVLSECNCPIMLIKIKL; translated from the coding sequence ATGAAAAAGATTTTATTGCCTTTGGATGGTTCAGAGGCTTCGCTAAAAGCATTTATACCGGCAAAAAGTCTTGCAGAATTGCTTGAGACAACTCTTTGTATTCTTCATATATCAGAGGAAAAAATTGATTCAAATTCGTTTTTAGAAAAAATTGGAATAAATAAAGAAGATTTAGGTTGCTATATTTTTAGCCAAAAAACCGGTGATCCGGCTGAAGTAATTCTTCTTGAAAGCGAGCATGCAGATTATATAGTCATGGGTACACATGGTAAAACTTGTGATAAAACACAAAAGGCAGGTTCAGTTGCCATAAAAGTTGTTGAAAATACTAGTAAACCGGTTTTGTTAATAAAACCTGATATTGAAATGACTTTACAAGAAGATAAGTGGATTCCCAAAAGAGCACTGATTCCTCTGAATGGCGCCCCGAATTCCGCACAGGCGCTTGTTCCGGTAATGAATATACTTGTAAAAACCACTGCGGAGATTGATTTAGTTCATATATCAAGTCATAAAGCCGAATTAATAAAAGAAGAAGGTGCTTTTACAGCGCCTTATTACGAAGATTATCCGCAACATGAATGGAGTTCCTGGTCAAAAGAATTTATGAGAAGATTTTGTCCTATATTGCATAATCATAATCACATAAATCTTAAATTATCTCTTTTTCATGGCAACCCTGCGGATGAAATTTTGAATTTTGCCAAAGAAAATAATAATGATTTAATAGCACTAGCCTGGCATGGAATTTTGTCACATCTTAAAGCTTCTATATTAAAAAGAGTTCTATCTGAATGTAATTGCCCTATAATGCTTATAAAGATTAAACTATAA